The Dioscorea cayenensis subsp. rotundata cultivar TDr96_F1 chromosome 19, TDr96_F1_v2_PseudoChromosome.rev07_lg8_w22 25.fasta, whole genome shotgun sequence genome includes a window with the following:
- the LOC120250503 gene encoding beta-glucosidase BoGH3B-like, producing MESSQIQRKLCVLHLLFFSYYLVQVIGLEEGYLKYMDPKQPLKVRINDLLGRMTLAEKLGQMSQIERAIAKPHVLKNFFIGSVLSGGGSVPSSRASVAVWVSMVNEMQKAALSTRLGIPILYGIDAVHGHNTVYNATIFPHNVGLGATRDPALVKRIGVATAIEVRATGIPYIFAPCLAVCRDPRWGRCYESYSEDPKLVQAMTAIISGLQGDIPVNSPKGVPFVGGWKHVAACAKHYVGDGGTYKGINGNNTVINFNGLLNVHMLPYLSAVNKGVSTVMVSFSSWNGVKMHANHYLITDFLKNKLNFKGFVISDWTGIDLITNPPSINYSYSVQTGIHAGIDMIMLPYEYKDFIKDLTYQVNNKIIPMSRIDDAVKRILRVKFTLGLFEKPFADLSFSYQVGNKEHRELAREAVRKSLVLLKNGKPGEMALLPLPKNADRILVAGSHAHNLGYQCGGWTITWQGKSGNTLTTGNTILDAIKSAVKPTTKVIYSKNPKTPFINKSKVSFAIIVVGEYPYAEVVGDNMNLTIPEPGLSTMKNVCNNIKCVVVIISGRPLVIEPYVHMIDALVAAWLPGTEGQGVTDVLFGDYGFSAKLSRTWFKSVDQLPMNTGDAHYEPLFPFGFGLTTEPSHSH from the exons ATGGAGAGTTCCCAAATCCAAAGGAAACTATGTGTTCTTCATCTACTATTCTTTAGTTACTACTTAGTGCAAGTTATTGGATTAGAAGAAGGCTATTTGAAATATATGGACCCTAAACAACCATTGAAGGTCAGAATAAATGATTTGTTAGGGAGGATGACACTTGCAGAGAAGCTTGGCCAAATGTCTCAAATAGAAAGAGCTATTGCAAAGCCTCATGTTCTAAAGAACTTCTTCATAG gTAGCGTTTTAAGTGGTGGAGGTAGTGTACCTTCTTCCAGGGCTTCCGTAGCAGTTTGGGTGAGCATGGTAAATGAAATGCAGAAGGCTGCATTATCAACTCGGCTGGGAATACCTATACTTTATGGTATTGATGCTGTGCATGGACATAATACTGTATACAATGCTACAATTTTTCCGCATAATGTTGGTCTTGGAGCAACAAG agatCCGGCACTCGTGAAGAGAATTGGAGTTGCAACTGCAATAGAAGTTCGAGCAACCGGCATTCCTTATATCTTTGCTCCGTGTCTTGCG GTTTGTAGAGATCCAAGATGGGGACGATGCTACGAAAGCTATAGTGAAGATCCAAAGCTTGTTCAAGCAATGACAGCAATAATTTCTGGTTTGCAAGGAGATATTCCTGTAAATTCTCCTAAAGGAGTTCCATTTGTTGGTGGATG GAAACATGTCGCTGCGTGTGCGAAGCATTATGTTGGTGATGGTGGAACATATAAAGGGATTAATGGAAACAACACTGTGATTAACTTTAATGGATTGCTAAACGTTCACATGCTTCCATACTTGAGTGCAGTGAACAAAGGTGTTTCTACAGTGATGGTGTCATTTTCAAGCTGGAATGGAGTGAAGATGCATGCTAACCATTATCTAATAACTGATTTCCTCAAGAACAAGCTGAATTTTAAG GGATTTGTGATATCAGATTGGACAGGTATTGACCTGATTACCAATCCTCCATCAATAAATTACTCCTATTCTGTCCAAACAGGAATTCATGCTGGCATTGATATG ATAATGCTGCCTTATGAGTACAAGGATTTCATAAAGGATTTGACATACCAAGTGAACAACAAAATCATTCCAATGAGCAGAATAGATGATGCAGTGAAAAGAATTCTTAGAGTCAAGTTCACATTGGGTCTCTTTGAGAAACCTTTCGCTGATCTTTCCTTTTCTTATCAAGTTGGAAACAAG GAGCACAGGGAATTGGCAAGAGAAGCAGTGAGGAAATCACTTGTGCTGCTGAAAAATGGAAAGCCTGGTGAAATGGCATTGTTGCCATTGCCAAAAAATGCTGACAGGATTCTTGTTGCAGGAAGTCATGCACACAATTTGGGATATCAGTGTGGAGGGTGGACAATCACATGGCAAGGAAAAAGTGGAAATACATTAACAACTG GTAACACAATTTTGGATGCTATAAAGTCTGCTGTCAAGCCCACAACCAAAGTTATCTACTCTAAAAACCCCAAAACCCCCTTCATCAACAAGAGTAAGGTCTCCTTCGCCATCATTGTCGTCGGAGAGTATCCTTATGCAGAAGTCGTCGGTGACAATATGAACCTTACCATTCCAGAACCGGGTTTGAGTACCATGAAAAATGTTTGCAATAATATCAAATGTGTAGTTGTTATAATCTCTGGCCGGCCACTTGTTATTGAGCCTTATGTGCACATGATTGATGCTCTTGTAGCTGCATGGCTTCCGGGAACAGAAGGACAAGGTGTTACTGATGTTCTCTTTGGTGACTATGGTTTCTCTGCCAAGTTGTCAAGAACATGGTTTAAGTCCGTGGATCAGTTGCCTATGAATACTGGTGATGCTCATTATGAGCCTCTTTTTCCTTTTGGATTTGGGCTCACTACAGAGCCGAGCCATAGTCATTAG